From a single Plasmodium yoelii strain 17X genome assembly, chromosome: 9 genomic region:
- a CDS encoding leucine-rich repeat protein yields the protein MNDKKKININDLFKNSNVNRKDGKNKKSNENEISIKKKNIWSLFSNVTETFKDKTNEECDNNENDTDIFFTPKNITQNIEKNTNKTLFKKTHENPEIKKEIENIANSFKRKNNILLTDKSDNTILSSILSTKKIKLNSEKNETPTTPTYNAYKEFFMRIKDQNKNAEINDGNTESYQDKEKKTMHTNLMNIKVCSKIEGDDVNSRINKLNEKNNQPNKCHKIITLNQTGSCIPYKTELVTSVKEGDNKISFTSIIKKKNICVPVNNQNKMEIKKKSDNLIKRAHHFSKHDKYDIFNNIGDDIFRYIFSCIENKNLMLLNKRFCKLSRLLRKKLIYNESLKNSISPESILKTIYFSVNIEVLDLSGCSHITSHHFNILANSNHIQFNKTLKVLCLKNCNKITDSNLKYLLHRFKNLQIVDIRNCYKISHEGIYPLKFKTSLKKLYMGNIISSINVSNYHSDDTLKALFSAPKNCSAPSVDINYNANITNHTNMIEENIQLDTPLINLICFEITYTKNLTDISNLYMIGKNLKILNLKGCNIDNSSFIIFKNFPNLLALNLADTKISNDVIETVCNTSKGLKTLDISKTFEVRNSTIFKIPRYLTGLRKIKIASLSNVDNFCIREIFKYCKNLTSIDFSNCWKVNNSFCNVNGLEIASGNKLKDIGAYQCSIDRSVCEEALLRMGCTSIRVHIYNELKMFETSIYTDIESLEKD from the exons atgaatgataagaaaaaaataaatataaacgaTTTGTTCAAAAATAGTAATGTAAATCGTAAGGatgggaaaaataaaaaaagtaatgaaaatgaaattagtataaaaaaaaaaaatatatggtcTTTGTTTTCAAATGTAACTGAAACTTTCAAAGATAAGACCAATGAAGAAtgtgataataatgaaaatgatacagatattttttttactcctaaaaatataacacaAAATATTGAGAAGAATACAAATAAAACCTTATTTAAAAAGACCCATGAAAACcctgaaataaaaaaagaaatagaaAACATAGCAAATAGCTTTAAACgtaaaaataacattttattaacCGATAAATCAGATAATACAATATTAAGTAGTATATTGTCaaccaaaaaaataaaacttaattcggaaaaaaatgaaactcCAACAACCCCAACATATAATGCATATAAAGAGTTTTTTATGCGAATTAAAGATCAAAACAAAAATGCTGAAATAAATGATGGAAATACAGAAAGTTATcaagataaagaaaaaaaaacaatgcaCACAAATCTTATGAATATTAAAGTTTGTAGTAAAATAGAAGGTGATGATGTAAACAGTagaataaacaaattaaacgaaaaaaataaccaACCTAATAAATgtcataaaattataacactTAATCAGACAGGAAGTTGTATACCATATAAGACAGAATTAGTTACTTCAGTAAAGGAAGGAGACaataaaatttcatttaCTTCTATAatcaaaaagaaaaatatatgtgtCCCTGTAAATAACcaaaataaaatggaaataaaaaaaaaatcagatAATCTTATAAAAAGAGCTCATCATTTTAGTAAACAtgataaatatgatatttttaataatataggTGATGATATatttagatatatattttcatgtattgaaaataaaaatttgatgttattaaataaaagatTTTGTAAGCTTAGTCGTTtgttaagaaaaaaattaatatataatgaatctCTAAAAAATTCAATTTCTCCAGAAAGcatattaaaaacaatatatttttctgtAAATATTGAGGTATTAGATTTATCTGGATGTTCACATATAACATCCCatcattttaatatattagcTAATTCTAATCATATTCAATTTAATAAAACCTTAAAAGTATtatgtttaaaaaattgtaataaaataacagATTCAAActtaaaatatttgttaCACAGATTTAAAAATTTGCAAATAGTTGATATAAGGAACTGCTATAAAATAAGTCATGAAGGTATATATccattaaaatttaaaacttcattgaaaaaattatatatgggAAATATTATATCTTCCATTAATGTGTCTAATTATCACTCTGACGACACTCTCAAAGCATTGTTTAGTGCACCCAAAAATTGTAGTGCACCCAGTGTCGATATCAATTACAATGCAAATATTACCAACCACACAAATATGATAGAAGAGAATATACAACTAGATACACCACTAATCAATCTAATATGCTTTGAAATAACTTATACAAAAAATCTTACAGACATTTCAAATTTATACATGATCggaaaaaatttaaaaatacttAATTTAAAGGGATGTAATATTGATAATTCTtcattcattatttttaaaaattttccAAACCTTTTAGCTTTAAATTTGGCTGATACTAAAATATCAAACGATGTTATTGAAACTGTATGCAATACCTCAAAAGGTTTGAAAACCCTCGATATATCAAAAACATTCGAAGTGCGTAATAgtacaatttttaaaataccCAGATATTTAACAGGGTTAAGAAAAATCAAAATCGCTTCTCTCTC aAATGTAGACAATTTTTGCATAAGAGAAATTTTTAAGTATTGCAAAAATTTAACATCAATCGATTTTTCAAACTGTTGGAAAGTCAATAATAGTTTTTGCAATGTGAATGGACTCGAAATTGCATCag gaaataaattaaaagatatTGGAGCGTATCAATGTTCAATTGATAGATCTGTGTGCGAAGAAGCTTTATTAAGAATGGGATGCACATCCATCCGTGTTCATATTTATAAC GAGTTGAAAATGTTTGAGACATCAATTTATACCGATATTGAATCTCTTGAGAaggattaa
- a CDS encoding calcium-dependent protein kinase 7, with amino-acid sequence MGLQTEKDKEKDDPKKNYKLCSKKFETDELEVLKKIYKELGSRSISNHIDKETFLQFFPLPGLWGERLFLKFNFKNTGYIDFEEFIIGIAICCRGTKSDKINVLFDIFDLNSDGYIQKSEMVAMLSNIPYIHKLKNIFFKKSNSTSYYDDKYEGNSNSDHNESYNDGYNDDYNYNYVDYYDYNQNNNNNICVNNNNQHTNNNNGNYSDSYNEYYDSENEDEYNDDKNENNDENYYFDKITSEKRISNDSINLKDIPQGNCSKCLKQKNRMMYNDKLLSMKEIAKKIRKEKKHHLEKCIKDIRRERYGTDLGNQRNSNTIRKNNSIATNNSINNCKKEKKNLTTKAESDDNNSNFSSSSVSNVFTNEDGDFHNLCKKRIIKNKNRKKGSNSMQYLKNTNSAFISSTSDSSYSYETISRLDSDEIDSFSSNKEQRNGSCSETSDSFISIYGYLIKSKNRATVSNKKRKDKHELDHRLLIEKRKNSWDGSIRSKITQEEKDKEIEGKESDEIEKKKKSQTIDINSNNNAIERKENESEGKGQDADNNNNNNHNAEVIENKDSSLEKKESGEEKKDQDGNNNNNNNKNNSNDGIENKDSGAEKRESNWEKKETNRSSYNRSDVNIYKKEKKIEKKRKLFSNEHCLPSKTARNILNDEENEEYSDKNVDVEEIVDIMLEECEFMDNDKITQIQFKSVIHKYDFFLYVFFSCLHEDIWGLQGNVLYGRDYISNFVIKPENFKNKQIDENDEIITEDLYFKIRQLFIVQAPDYDCVNDNLCVNFLKEQNLTNNGIEYASDDHTDKKKKVTNELENNSKIKEKTSKDSEKFEKNEQTGQTKEDNINTNSVKMTHDDTTSIITDKGCKLYALENKEIENTHQAIIEKEKEKEKREDEVINESQLEIKIHDVESVDTHEIKTEEAKEMEEAKEAKETEEAKEAKETSIKCEDISKNKSDPILNVNNSNSSNPNEKENYAEKEGTINENKNDMNILPKIVNNTKLVIWDNIKQKPGYECDFNLLTNSMNDIFSKEIVEFIQASKISFNISDVRKERNSQHKDKHKKTKRNIDKMKNNSNTSLTIKKKQEDDSINNNQTLLDIEKENAKKTTNQKSITPNNNTEINNDIHSKTEIIEKNILKDSNYSKLQNINDNDTNKLHMDVDDSVNISKEIKKSIVAIKIQNFVENSENTQTDELKDANISIDQHVKPDPVNADTELNISVKMENGNKKEEISSTTSDSAVAPIVASSEICIESKVAKEKTVEEQKGSDLAANITEEIEEDKNVKKSNCEIGDKNEIKVKKEESSSIENESYFFEGKKKKKKNDIAKKHVKDCNLYSCPNCKGPFLMCPNCHSRYPRFCVKEDKIAMECEYCDCEHCYFYNCIYCNFDFQKCLNMVKKNSLKEGILYKIGKHLHQFKARYYILFDSLLYYYDKKNNLKPRGFMFLEGCYVEVIPKNDSINKYGFSICHKGTNQIQKRNLYVNTYEEREEWLQALYSTTKQNTLYNLYEIHEQLGQGKFSTVYRGINKQTNSEFAIKVINNRSVSIYEKELLRSEISILRLLRHPNVIFLKEIINTKETLYISMELVKGGELYDFLLSETRLSEIHANKIISQLIKTVAYLHKCGIIHRDIKPENILLTDKSKDAQIKLTDFGLSTLCAPNELLKEPCGTLAYVAPEVITLQGYNHKVDAWSIGVILYLLLSGKLPFPINKNTEMNIQKTYVLSFRDNIWKTISSSAKDLISKLLELNADKRISASEALEHIWIKNPTAVINENSVIYKNEEINILNLQDVSVSTFNIPKYAPYHAEQKKTDEGMKNENAYSFHQDNNMICEHNYSNDDPIIPLPYSGSMIKETTIDKNPALDSNNLNSDTKKCINIEHMENLENYNTDENKANTSTSTNTNTNIRDNEQLKGEKSKDDTTNV; translated from the exons atGGGCCTACAAACAGAGAAGGATAAAGAAAAGGATGATCCcaagaaaaattataaattatgtagCAAAAAGTTTGAAACAGATGAATTAGAGGTTCTCAAAAAG ATTTACAAGGAGCTTGGAAGCAGATCTATCTCAAATCACATTGACAAGGAGACGTTTCTCCAATTTTTCCCCTTACCAGGTTTGTGGGGGGAGCGATTATTTTTAAagtttaattttaaaaataccGGATACATAGATTTTGAGGAATTTATAATAGGAATAGCTATATGTTGTAGAGGAACAAAAagtgataaaataaatgtcctttttgatatatttgaTTTAAATTCAGATGGATATATCCAAAAATCGGAGATGGTTGCTATGCTCTCAAATATACCttatattcataaattaaaaaatattttttttaaaaaatcaaattcaACAAGTTATTATGATGATAAATACGAAGGAAATTCAAATTCAGATCATAATGAAAGTTATAATGATGGATATAACGATGATTATAATTACAATTATGTAGATTATTATGattataatcaaaataataataacaacatatgtgtaaacaataataatcaaCACactaataataacaatggaAATTATTCAGATAGttataatgaatattatGATAGTGAAAATGAGGATGaatataatgatgataaaaatgaaaataatgatgaaaattattattttgataaaatcaCTTCTGAAAAAAGAATTTCTAATGAtagtataaatttaaaagataTTCCTCAAGGAAATTGTAGTAAAtgtttaaaacaaaaaaatagaatgatgtataatgataaattattaaGTATGAAAGAaatagctaaaaaaatacgaaaagaaaaaaaacatcatCTTGAAAAATGCATAAAAGATATTCGAAGAGAACGTTATGGAACTGATCTTGGAAATCAAAGAAATAGTAATACAAtacgaaaaaataatagtatcGCTACAAATAATTCCAttaataattgtaaaaaagaaaaaaaaaatttaaccACTAAAGCAGAaagtgatgataataatagtaatttttCTTCGAGCAGTGTTTCTAATGTTTTTACAAATGAAGATGGtgattttcataatttatgtaaaaaaagaataataaaaaataaaaatcgaaaaaaagGATCAAATAGTATgcaatatttaaaaaatactaataGTGCATTTATTTCATCAACAAGTGATAGCTCTTATAGTTATGAAACCATTTCACGTCTAGATAGTGATGAGATTGATAGTTTTAGTTCAAATAAAGAACAAAGAAATGGGTCATGTAGTGAAACGTCTGATTCTTTTATTAGCATATATGgttatttaattaaaagtaaaaatagaGCAACTGTATCAAATAAAAAGCGTAAAGACAAACATGAACTAGATCATCGTttattaatagaaaaaagaaaaaatagttGGGATGGAAGTATAAGGTCAAAAATTACTCAAGAAGAAAAAGATAAAGAAATAGAAGGGAAAGAATCTGATgaaatcgaaaaaaaaaaaaaatcacaaaCAATAGAtattaatagtaataataatgcaaTTGAACGTAAAGAAAACGAAAGCGAAGGAAAAGGCCAGGATgctgataataataataataataatcataatGCTGAGGTAATCGAAAATAAGGATAGTAgtttagaaaaaaaagaaagtggagaagaaaaaaaagatcaagatggaaataataataataataataataaaaataatagcaatGATGGAATAGAAAATAAGGATAGTGGGGCAGAAAAAAGAGAGTCTAATtgggaaaaaaaagaaaccaATAGAAGTTCTTATAACAGAAGTgatgtaaatatttataaaaaagaaaaaaaaattgaaaaaaaaagaaaactaTTCTCAAATGAGCATTGTTTACCATCAAAAACAGCGaggaatatattaaatgacgaagaaaatgaagaatatTCTGATAAAAATGTTGATGTTGAAGAAATTGTTGATATAATGCTAGAAGAATGTGAATTTATGGATAATGATAAAATCACACAAATACAATTTAAAAGtgttatacataaatatgatttttttttgtatgtaTTTTTTAGTTGTCTTCACGAAGATATATGGGGGTTACAAGGGAATGTATTATATGGAAGAGATTATATTAGCAATTTTGTAATAAAACCTGaaaatttcaaaaataaacaaattgatgaaaatgatgaaattaTTACTGAAGATCTTTATTTTAAGATACGCCAACTATTTATTGTACAGGCTCCAGATTATGATTGTGTAAATGATAATTTATGTGTTAACTTTTTGAAAGAGCAAAATTTGACAAATAATGGAATTGAATATGCTAGTGATGATCATACagataagaaaaaaaaagttactAACGAATTGgaaaataatagtaaaataaaagaaaaaacatcAAAAGATTCTGAAAAattcgaaaaaaatgaacagaCAGGACAAACTAAAgaagataatattaatacaaataGTGTCAAAATGACACATGATGATACAACTTCCATAATTACTGATAAGGGATGCAAACTCTACGCtttagaaaataaagaaattgaaaataCTCATCAAGCAATCATTGAaaaggaaaaagaaaaagaaaagagGGAAGATGAAGTAATAAATGAAAGCCAgttagaaataaaaatacacgATGTCGAAAGTGTGGATACTCATGAAATAAAAACGGAAGAAGCGAAAGAAATGGAAGAAGCGAAAGAAGCGAAAGAAACGGAAGAAGCGAAAGAAGCGAAAGAAACATCAATAAAATGTGAAGATATCTCGAAAAATAAGTCTGATCCCATTCTCAATGTGAATAATTCCAATTCATCTAATCCAAAtgaaaaggaaaattatGCAGAAAAAGAAGGAActattaatgaaaataaaaatgatatgaatattttgcctaaaattgtaaataatacaaaattaGTAATTTgggataatataaaacaaaaaccAGGATATGAATgtgattttaatttattaacaaattcaatgaatgatatattttctaaagAAATTGTAGAATTTATTCAAGCATCCAAAATTAGTTTCAACATTAGTGATGTACGTAAAGAAAGAAATTCACAACATAAAGATAAgcataaaaaaacaaagagaaatatagataaaatgaaaaataattctaaCACTTCCTTaactattaaaaaaaagcaaGAGGATGATTCTATTAATAATAACCAAACACTTTTAGatatagaaaaagaaaatgcaaaaaaaacaacTAATCAAAAAAGCATAACACCCAATAATAATACAGagataaataatgatatacaTAGTAAAACAGAAATTAtagagaaaaatattttgaaggATTCAAACTATTCTAAACTTCAAAATATCAATGataatgatacaaataaattacaTATGGATGTTGATGATTCTGTCAATATAAGCAAAGAAATCAAGAAAAGTATTGTGGcaataaaaattcaaaattttgtagaaaatagtgaaaatacCCAAACTGACGAATTAAAAGATGCAAATATCTCAATCGACCAACATGTAAAACCAGACCCTGTTAATGCAGACACAGAATTAAACATTTCtgtaaaaatggaaaatggTAATAAAAAGGAAGAAATTTCTAGTACAACTTCAGATTCGGCTGTTGCTCCTATAGTAGCTTCAAGCGAAATATGCATAGAATCAAAAGTAGCGAAAGAAAAAACTGTGGAAGAACAAAAAGGTAGTGATTTAGCAGCGAATATAACAGAAGAAATCGAAgaagataaaaatgtaaaaaaatctAATTGTGAAATTggagataaaaatgaaataaaagtaaaaaaagaagaaagtTCAAGTATCGAAAATGaaagttatttttttgaaggtaaaaaaaaaaaaaaaaaaaatgatatagcAAAAAAACATGTAAAAGATTGTAATTTATATTCTTGCCCTAATTGTAAAGGACCATTTTTAATGTGCCCAAATTGTCATAGTAGATATCCAAGATTTTGTGTAAAAGAAGATAAAATAGCAATGGAATGTGAATATTGTGATTGTGAACAttgctatttttataattgtatatattgtaattttgattttcaaaaatgtttaaatatggtaaaaaaaaattcactaaaagaaggtatattatataaaataggaAAACATCTTCACCAATTTAAAGCaagatattatatattatttgatagtttattatattattatgataaaaaaaataatttaaaaccTCGAGGGTTTATGTTCTTAGAAGGTTGTTATGTTGAAGTTATACCTAAAAATGatagtataaataaatatggttTTTCTATATGTCATAAAGGAACAAATCAAATacaaaaaagaaatttatatgttaatacgTATGAAGAAAGAGAAGAATGGTTACAAGCATTATATTCCACAACCAAACAAAAtactttatataatttatatgaaatACATGAACAATTAGGGCAAGGTAAATTTTCAACAGTTTATAGAGGAATCAATAAACAAACAAATTCTGAATTTGCTATCAAAGTTATTAATAATAGATCTGTTTCaatttatgaaaaagaaTTATTACGTAGTGAAATATCAATTTTAAGATTATTGAGACATCcaaatgttatatttttaaaagagATAATAAACACTAAAGaaactttatatatatctatggAATTAGTAAAGGGTGGTGaattatatgattttttattatccgAAACAAGATTAAGTGAAATACATGCtaacaaaataatttcacaattaataaaaacagTTGCATATTTACATAAATGTGGTATTATACATCGAGATATAAAAcctgaaaatattttattaactgATAAATCAAAAGATGCACAAATTAAATTAACAGATTTTGGATTATCTACATTATGCGCTCCTAAcgaattattaaaagaacCATGTGGTACATTGGCATATGTTGCACCCGAAGTTATAACATTACAAGGATATAATCATAAAGTAGATGCATGGTCAATTGGagttatattatatttattgttaaGTGGAAAACTACCTTTcccaattaataaaaatacagaaatgaatattcaaaaaacTTATGTATTAAGTTTTAGAGATAATATATGGAAAACTATCTCATCATCAGCTAAAGATCttatatcaaaattattagaattaaATGCAGATAAGCGAATATCAGCTAGCGAAGCTTTAGAACACATCTGGATAAAAAACCCAACTGCTgttattaatgaaaattcagttatttataaaaatgaagaaattaACATTTTAAATCTACAAGATGTTAGTGTAAGTACATTTAATATACCAAAATATGCACCATATCATgcagaacaaaaaaaaactgaTGAAGGtatgaaaaatgaaaatgccTATAGTTTTCATCaagataataatatgatatgTGAACACAATTATTCCAATGATGATCCTATCATACCATTACCATATAGCGGATCTATGATAAAAGAAACTACTATAGATAAAAACCCTGCATTAGATTCAAACAATCTTAATTCAGATACTAAGAAATGTATAAACATAGAACATATggaaaatttagaaaattataatacagATGAAAACAAAGCTAACACTAGCACTAGCACAAACACTAACACTAACATACGTGATAACGAACAGTTAAAAGGAGAAAAATCAAAAGATGACACAACAAATGTATAA